The Cryptomeria japonica chromosome 2, Sugi_1.0, whole genome shotgun sequence region ggtaaaccggttcaatatgtcggtagacagttttaacagttaattgctatactggtaaggattagtgcatgaaacataaagacaaagtcatccacaacacataacaccaatatttgtacgtggaaaccctgtaaggggaaaatccacgatgggaaaccttacccacaatcaaatgatactactccagatagtaagtgtacataaatggggtctgcacatgcagaaaggccaagcgcctagagctcactgctcaatcacaaaatgagagtcacactgactacaattggatggttaaatccaataagaatgtattgctaaaattagcatcttcatatgctggattcagtaccggtgtagttttgattgtcttcacaaaaaccctccttcaatcttcaaatgatgtctgtgtgtatagctctgcttattctcgcatataccttcacacaatcctttttcgcattccacacttgatcttacaaataagatcttatttataccataacctaaaaccaattttagtaggtcgtctctacaagatattacaataaaattaatttgcatatcaattaatacccgatgcaacaaccgattcaatatgtcggcttaatacatttacaacaataataagtcatctacatagcatgccatgctgatctggaaaagataaacctgccgatgtaacctggacctatttgccggtaacagcaaatatgcaaatgctaatgtaccaataaataaaactccaagataaattgtccacacaatgtcttcgacataaccaacttgtgttttccatatcattccaagtgtcggtgatcattatatcttgctggtgtaccagataccggtgactgtgcatgagtcacttgcttgccggtgaatgctgttgattctccaaagtgccagtgttgataagtgtttagtaggtgttgatatcaatgacaaaaccataccaaaataccaacaatctccccctttggcattgatggcaacacaagatggaaaaaccatcaaagtgccataacAGAAATGTCAAATACCCAACTTTGCCTACATATCTGTCCTTAAAATCGATTGACATAGAAGCCCAACTTTCCTGATTTGATTGCACAGAAGAATTAATGTCGTAAGCTATCTATTTCTTTTAATTCATTTAACTTCCGTAGCGTGGCAACtccaatttgaatttggtttggtttgTCTTATGGGCAGGAATTTGGATCAATGACCGCTGACTGTCATGGTTTACATGACTGTTTGGAGAAAACAGGAAACAACAGTCAGAAACAAAAACAACAGCCAATAAAGTAACAGATTCCATGGGTCCCATACCAGCCACACTAAGCGGTCAATTTAAGGCTGGCCATGAGTAGGCTTGCCAATTATCTCAATACCATAAGTGTTAAGGGTAGTGAAAGTTCATGGAGAATGTATGACAATGTTAAGAGAATTGATAGTCTACAATCATGATACTAGGGGAAATCAAGTGCCTAATGATAGTGAAGACTATTATGTCGTGTTTAAAAGCAATAAGGATATCAATGAGAAAAGTTAGAAGTAATGATAGTGAACATTCCATGGAAAAATAGTGATAGACCTATAGAATGTCCATTAAGACTACAAAATGGTGGTATACGATATACTAAACTTTAAGGTCTAAGTAAGGAGGCCTTGGACTAAAAATTAAGGGTAACTACAAAGGATAGAAGAAAATCCAGGTCACAAATCTATTGTATGCTATTATCTTTATGAAGGTGATTCGAAGTCAATTCAACCATGCAAAGTCATAGACCTTGTACATGTCAACAACCATAAATGCCTGACTATTAATAGAGATTCCTTGCTAGAAAATCTGTTTATCTATAGGGCTAAGCAAGTGATAGCTCATATGAACAAGAGAACAACTCATGAATGGTAGTCTAGGAAGTGAGCTATAGAGGATTGTTGTCTTAACTATTGGTAGTTTGTTAGAAGATAGTGTTTCAAGTGTATGACAACATAATATAAATATAGGATCATGCAATGTCAGGGAATGGTGAGAATACAGATGCGTCTATTTTGGTTTCAAAACGacaatacggattgactaacatgcgtgtttcACATCGTCGTTTTGTAATtaatggttgtgattgactaacctgtcactaacacattGTACGAAAGGTCCTTTTTGAAACTAGAATAGACACAACCGTGAGAATACTCCATCATCTCTGTTGTGAAAAGAATGTTGTATGGCAGTACTAATAGGGTATTCACAAATAAAACATGGATCTCATACCTCTACTTCAGTCCTGACAGACCCTATATAGGTCTAAAGCATAAAGAATACCATAACAAACATCCATAGGTATGTGATTTCCCATAAAGAACTCATAAATGAATGCTATTGTATGATAGTGACAAGTAACAGTCAAGAGCAGTAAAAAGATAGCATAATCAAGCCTTTGACTGCACAGTCTAGACATTAAAATAAGCCAGCAACCATGGTCATCAAGTGAATATTCCTTGGAAAGAAAATAGCAAACCTTATTCCCTGTTAAGAGACAACATGAtaaaatttgaagaaaatgaatAGGGGCTGCTGAAAGGGCAGACCCTAGGTAGGTTTGGGACGAGGAAATTATCATTTAAATTAAATGATAGTCTATAGATGAATGATGTCATGAAGATTAATGAAAATCCAAACCAGTGTAAGGCCTAAAGACTTTTCTCAACCTAGCATTCATCAAAAAACTTGTGGGAGTTTTTATGGAACACTATTTAGTGTTAGAAATCATTGTCAAGGAATCCAAAACAATGAGAGCCTTGGATAATGTGTAAATCCTATACCATGTTGTTCATTGTTGAAATTACAGTGAGGTTTCGATACCCATGCATGAGCTCTTATAAtgagaaagaaatagagaaaaagtAGTTTAGACAGACCGTGAAGTAGCCATAGAGAGTCCATGGAAGTGTTGAAGGTAGACACTCTTAAAGACCAATGAAAGTCGAGTGTTAGAATGAATAACTATTGGGATAATGTTTGAAGATACTTTCAAGGTAAGATGATGGTGTTCTAAGGAGTTATAACTATAGCAAGTCAAAAGACAGTGTTATCAGACAAGAAGGACTGCTAGTCCATAGTATACAAGTGAATGAAAGTCAATAGATGACGGTGAAACGAGAATAGTGTCAAGATCCATGACAGTTTATGAGAACATAGTGATATCAGTCAATAACATTGTGCCCTATGAAGGGCAGTCCCTTATAAACAAAGGATAGATCTATAGATTTGTTTTGCTGAGAAAGTTTGAAGGTTCTTTAAACCATTGTCAAGCATATGTTGAAACCTAAGAACCTATAGCATCAATTTTCAATATGCTATGGTATCAAGACTGCATAATATTGTGTTAGGAAAGTCTACATGTTAAAATCACAGACCTAAATGTTCGattgtttttccttttcttttctactttcttgatttttattattattttcgaTGGGGGCAGGGGGGTTTCAAATAAAATTGAAACTTCCACAACTACCTTGAGATTAATAAAATGGTGTAAATATTAAAATTTCCAGACTTTTAAGATGCAAAATCATTCCAGAGAGCTTGGAGTGCATCTACACCGTCCCATACAAAATTTCTGACAAGAAATTTGCGCCACTTTAATCGACTCTGCAGGTCTCTGCATCTCTGTTAATGGCGTTGATTCCGACGTCGATGCGTCAAGTGACGGGAATTTCTCTGAATTAAAGAACCAATTCTCATCCTCGAACAAAGTTTCAAAAAATTCAAGATCCAGTTCCTCGGAAGTCTTTTGAATGTCACTTAATGCCTCTGTTTCCGAAATTAGGGACGATTTGGGCAAAATCTCGGCCTCCTCCGTAAAATTTTTGGCAGTGGAGGGGATTTGACCACGCGCATATTTGGCCGCTGCAAGCTGAATCTGCTGCCGGGAAAGCGATAAAGCAGACGGAATGGCGGGTATGGTGTCGGGAAAATTGAAATTGGCGTGAGGTCCTCGAAGGTAATAAATGGCGGCATCGAAAGCACGGGCTGCCTGTTCAGCATTGTCGTAAGAGCCGAGCCAAATTTTAGCCCGGGAATTGGGCATTCTCACTTCTGACACCCATTTTCCCCATTTCATCATTTGAATTCCCTTAAATTGCCTGCATTCTTGATAAGAAGAAAAtctgaaatatattttttttcagtttttcaaAAGATGACATTTTTAGCTCTTGAAAGTGGCGAAAGAATATGTC contains the following coding sequences:
- the LOC131032213 gene encoding ethylene-responsive transcription factor ERF016-like — protein: MPNSRAKIWLGSYDNAEQAARAFDAAIYYLRGPHANFNFPDTIPAIPSALSLSRQQIQLAAAKYARGQIPSTAKNFTEEAEILPKSSLISETEALSDIQKTSEELDLEFFETLFEDENWFFNSEKFPSLDASTSESTPLTEMQRPAESIKVAQISCQKFCMGRCRCTPSSLE